One window of Leptospira wolbachii serovar Codice str. CDC genomic DNA carries:
- a CDS encoding CHAT domain-containing protein, with protein sequence MKLRIIAKYSIDGKTDGECIWEEKQENFGSVEKTTKFSGKILSEFQKDWSLFVERVLSQNLSKEEFLAKLGKKSDSLEQIVFGKSLPFWRNPGFRGSIQILIDPEFSPIPWEILRTHKGFLFQDKDYRRGIRIETNQKENGQKAEGILLVCNPVNQNLITTVNEECKILYPILEKKLKLRILKENHLTRIRFIEETSSVKYLHYAGHTEKKGIPVGEKEFLNSKDLSAHSFSNLNLIFFNSCYSSFDSYEQSGLTTGFLKAGAKEVIGFLFPVETNMAKDIGIKFWKYFLKTKNSHKSLEKIRKTLYKGSAKEIITAISLVHFSTQKPTSQSKRFLGITFVLLILFFFIVFSREKKDPIKVKSFDVSEQKNVLEKKQKNSTVTPKDPVLDRISRLKNSEFRKMAASFLTTKHELLDESQKRELLDSIFSKDISEEKMYYEFKTRSGF encoded by the coding sequence ATGAAACTTAGAATTATCGCCAAATACTCGATAGATGGGAAAACAGATGGAGAATGCATTTGGGAAGAAAAACAAGAAAACTTTGGAAGTGTAGAAAAAACAACCAAGTTCTCCGGTAAAATACTCAGTGAATTCCAGAAGGATTGGTCACTTTTTGTTGAAAGAGTTCTTTCCCAAAATTTGAGTAAAGAAGAGTTCTTAGCAAAATTGGGAAAAAAATCAGATAGTTTGGAACAAATTGTTTTTGGAAAATCCCTTCCTTTTTGGCGAAATCCTGGTTTTAGAGGTTCTATCCAAATTCTTATTGATCCAGAATTTTCGCCCATCCCTTGGGAGATTTTGCGCACCCATAAAGGATTTTTATTCCAAGATAAGGATTACCGCAGAGGAATTCGAATCGAAACCAATCAAAAAGAAAACGGACAAAAAGCTGAAGGCATCCTACTTGTCTGTAACCCAGTAAACCAAAACTTAATTACTACAGTAAATGAAGAATGTAAGATTTTATACCCAATCCTTGAAAAAAAGCTCAAACTCCGCATCTTAAAAGAGAACCATCTAACGAGAATCAGGTTTATAGAGGAAACCAGTTCGGTAAAGTATCTGCACTATGCCGGCCATACAGAAAAAAAAGGGATCCCTGTCGGAGAAAAGGAATTTCTAAATTCGAAAGATCTTTCAGCACATTCTTTTTCCAATTTAAACTTAATTTTTTTTAACAGTTGTTACTCTTCTTTCGATTCTTATGAGCAGTCAGGACTAACTACGGGGTTTTTAAAAGCGGGTGCCAAAGAAGTAATTGGATTCTTATTTCCCGTAGAAACCAATATGGCCAAAGACATTGGGATCAAATTTTGGAAATACTTTTTAAAAACTAAAAACTCACACAAATCTTTAGAGAAAATTAGGAAAACTTTATACAAAGGGTCAGCAAAAGAAATAATAACAGCCATTAGTTTGGTTCATTTTTCTACGCAAAAACCAACTTCTCAATCCAAACGTTTTCTAGGCATAACATTTGTTTTGCTAATTTTATTTTTTTTCATTGTTTTTTCAAGAGAAAAGAAAGATCCTATCAAGGTAAAGAGTTTCGATGTTTCAGAACAAAAAAACGTTTTAGAAAAAAAACAAAAAAATTCAACCGTTACACCCAAGGACCCTGTTCTGGATCGAATCTCCCGTTTAAAAAATTCAGAATTCCGTAAAATGGCAGCATCCTTTTTGACAACCAAACACGAATTACTAGATGAATCGCAAAAAAGAGAGTTGTTAGACTCTATTTTTTCCAAAGATATATCCGAAGAGAAAATGTATTACGAATTCAAAACTCGGAGTGGATTTTGA
- a CDS encoding RluA family pseudouridine synthase yields MKSPRREIRLKGGYTTNILYECDEFLLAEKPAGLPVHETKDPNRKDFTRLLASYLHLPDLRTANRLDLGTSGIVLLGKNPDKNKEIDSLLADADKEYIFLCSGIPDWKEKRFECFLKDGNKEVQMVRSGGKKAITEFTILSQHPDENCSFGLAKILTGRRHQIRVMLRELGHAVLGDPVYSHSETETEEKRMYLHSFRLCFTDFQGQKQWVETDIPKEFSTRVGKPLSVPNQTK; encoded by the coding sequence TTGAAGTCTCCGCGTAGAGAGATCCGCTTGAAAGGTGGTTATACCACAAACATTCTGTATGAATGTGATGAGTTTTTACTCGCAGAAAAACCAGCCGGACTTCCTGTCCATGAAACCAAAGACCCCAACCGAAAAGACTTCACGAGACTTCTTGCCAGTTATCTCCATCTCCCTGATTTACGTACTGCCAACCGATTGGATTTGGGAACAAGTGGGATTGTTCTTCTTGGAAAAAATCCAGATAAAAATAAAGAAATCGATTCTTTGCTAGCGGATGCGGATAAAGAATATATTTTTTTATGTTCCGGTATTCCCGATTGGAAAGAGAAACGTTTTGAGTGTTTTTTAAAAGACGGAAACAAAGAAGTACAGATGGTTCGGAGTGGAGGAAAAAAAGCCATAACTGAATTTACCATCCTTTCTCAGCATCCAGATGAAAACTGTTCTTTTGGACTTGCTAAAATTCTAACCGGCAGAAGACACCAAATTCGTGTTATGCTTCGGGAACTCGGGCATGCGGTCCTAGGAGATCCTGTGTATTCGCATTCTGAAACCGAGACCGAAGAAAAACGAATGTACCTACATTCCTTTCGATTGTGCTTTACCGACTTTCAAGGTCAAAAACAGTGGGTGGAGACGGACATCCCGAAGGAATTTTCCACTCGTGTTGGAAAACCACTCTCCGTTCCAAACCAAACAAAATGA
- a CDS encoding exo-beta-N-acetylmuramidase NamZ family protein, translated as MTNYFFRFSLCFLVLACHGNTVPQFRVHPNDSKLRVSSDIFYEKVLPTMAGKKLMLATNPSGIGTNPKKIITSLEKHKITLEHLIGLEHGFLGLEEEFSQTPVTMDTTFNRPLYHIYRIKDSELRDLVKEVDYVVFDVQDVGMRCYTYLSVLKRLMDAMKNTKTKLIVLDHIHVAMHLPPMGEKMYPRNLNFAGEFPSLLITGMTIGEATRFYNKEYLKDSVDVLIVPVEGYRRGMYFEDTGIPWTTPSPNLPMVDSARNYLSLVLLEGVNVSVGRGTQAPFVYFGAPWMTNPEELANKLGSLGNKSYYFSPVYFKPTFGPHKGKICSGLRMNLVRPDYDPIQLAYDLIRLMKETYPGDFKWSKGATNHWVDQLWGNDHFRTSINEGKSFSDFHKTYLSEEENESKKIAPYLLY; from the coding sequence ATGACCAATTACTTTTTTAGGTTTTCTCTCTGCTTTCTCGTCCTTGCTTGCCATGGGAACACAGTTCCGCAATTTCGTGTTCACCCGAATGATTCCAAGTTGCGGGTCTCTTCGGACATTTTTTATGAAAAAGTCCTCCCGACCATGGCGGGAAAAAAATTGATGCTTGCTACCAATCCTTCCGGAATTGGAACCAATCCAAAAAAAATCATCACATCCTTAGAAAAACATAAAATTACTCTAGAACATTTGATAGGACTTGAACATGGATTCTTAGGTTTGGAAGAGGAATTTAGCCAAACGCCTGTTACAATGGACACAACTTTTAATCGTCCTTTATACCATATCTATCGGATCAAAGATTCGGAACTTAGGGATCTCGTTAAGGAAGTGGATTATGTGGTTTTTGACGTACAAGATGTAGGAATGCGTTGTTATACTTATTTGAGTGTTCTGAAGCGACTTATGGATGCGATGAAAAATACCAAAACCAAACTCATCGTTCTTGATCATATCCATGTCGCCATGCACCTTCCGCCAATGGGCGAAAAAATGTATCCGCGCAATTTGAATTTTGCAGGTGAGTTTCCTTCACTTCTCATCACGGGGATGACAATCGGTGAAGCTACCCGGTTTTATAATAAAGAATATTTGAAAGACAGTGTGGATGTTCTTATCGTTCCTGTAGAGGGTTATCGCCGTGGCATGTATTTTGAAGACACGGGAATTCCTTGGACCACACCCTCACCAAACTTACCGATGGTGGACTCGGCCAGAAACTATCTTTCCTTAGTTTTACTTGAGGGAGTGAATGTATCTGTGGGCAGGGGAACCCAAGCCCCCTTTGTTTACTTTGGAGCTCCTTGGATGACAAACCCAGAGGAACTGGCAAACAAACTCGGAAGTCTTGGAAACAAATCCTATTATTTTTCGCCTGTGTATTTTAAACCCACCTTTGGTCCCCATAAAGGTAAAATCTGTTCGGGCCTTCGAATGAATTTGGTTCGCCCGGACTATGATCCTATCCAACTAGCTTATGATCTGATCAGGCTCATGAAAGAAACTTATCCAGGTGATTTTAAATGGAGTAAGGGTGCCACAAACCATTGGGTAGACCAACTTTGGGGAAATGATCATTTCCGAACTTCTATCAATGAAGGAAAAAGTTTTTCTGACTTCCATAAAACTTACTTATCGGAAGAAGAAAACGAATCTAAAAAAATCGCTCCTTATTTGTTGTACTGA
- a CDS encoding response regulator, with the protein MNPSEPKQKLLYVDDEILNLYLFREYFRNEYEVIVAQSGQEAIEELSENKDVQFVISDMRMPKMNGLEFITKAQEIRPNITYCILTGYDLTPDIEKAIGEKKVARYFSKPFDPTEISLFLSAGKGN; encoded by the coding sequence ATGAACCCATCGGAACCCAAACAAAAGTTACTCTATGTGGATGACGAAATCCTAAATTTGTATTTGTTTCGTGAATACTTCCGTAATGAGTATGAAGTGATTGTGGCCCAATCTGGACAAGAGGCAATTGAAGAACTATCTGAAAACAAAGATGTTCAATTTGTTATCAGTGATATGCGGATGCCTAAGATGAATGGTTTAGAATTCATTACAAAAGCCCAAGAGATCCGTCCCAATATTACTTATTGTATTCTGACTGGATATGACTTAACGCCTGATATAGAGAAGGCAATTGGCGAGAAAAAGGTGGCTCGTTACTTTTCCAAACCCTTTGATCCTACAGAGATTAGTTTGTTTCTCTCTGCAGGAAAAGGAAATTGA
- a CDS encoding DUF2797 domain-containing protein yields the protein MPTIQGYVRKMSHKGLKPVSYFWETATYSEVDKKDLTAIESTSESPVESWIGKKITLSTNDEIRCLHCGKKTKKSFSQGHCFTCFTKLAENDLCILRPETCHHHKGTCREPDWGLKNCFKKHTLYFANSSGLKVGITKENPVSNRWVDQGARFGIPILEVESRRDAGILEHFLSQFLPDKTSWQKMVVGDPPHMDLVREAGKFLNHLEKNEFHSPPESKSKLVWNRLDLKEITEIQYPIDSYPGKIKSLKLTKETPITDTLVGIKGQYLLFQSGVINIRSLSGLWIEVSA from the coding sequence ATGCCAACCATCCAAGGTTATGTTAGAAAAATGTCTCACAAAGGTCTTAAACCTGTTTCCTATTTTTGGGAGACAGCTACCTATTCTGAAGTAGACAAAAAAGATCTGACTGCCATTGAATCTACTTCGGAAAGTCCAGTGGAGTCTTGGATTGGAAAAAAAATTACCCTTTCCACAAATGATGAAATTCGTTGTTTGCATTGCGGAAAAAAAACAAAGAAGTCTTTTAGCCAAGGCCATTGTTTCACTTGTTTTACGAAATTAGCCGAAAACGATCTTTGTATCCTAAGGCCCGAAACTTGCCACCACCACAAAGGAACTTGTCGGGAACCAGACTGGGGCCTAAAGAATTGTTTTAAAAAACACACCCTTTACTTTGCCAACTCGAGTGGACTCAAAGTGGGAATTACAAAAGAAAATCCTGTATCCAATCGTTGGGTAGACCAAGGGGCGAGGTTTGGAATTCCTATTTTGGAAGTGGAATCACGAAGGGATGCAGGAATTTTAGAACATTTTTTAAGTCAGTTTTTACCAGACAAAACTTCTTGGCAAAAGATGGTGGTAGGCGATCCACCTCACATGGATTTGGTGCGGGAAGCTGGTAAGTTTTTAAACCATTTAGAAAAAAATGAATTTCATTCTCCTCCTGAGAGCAAATCCAAACTCGTTTGGAATCGTTTGGATCTAAAAGAAATCACAGAAATTCAATATCCGATTGATTCCTATCCTGGGAAAATCAAATCCCTTAAACTCACCAAAGAAACTCCCATCACTGATACCCTTGTGGGAATCAAAGGACAGTATCTTTTGTTTCAGTCGGGAGTGATCAATATTCGTAGTCTAAGTGGTCTTTGGATTGAAGTCTCCGCGTAG
- a CDS encoding lipoprotein LipL46 — protein MFNRLRLAPLTGVLILTILACAGSNSAQKQPTLPDNVVTAMGEAPIYQGDLALARNKALKDAKLNAIRKLVGEQITEKSGVSDGQSLGSKLYGKTDSFVKKYDILSEEQWKLDTQDMIRLNVRCEVEATKLSTAVDALLDDVGNPRIAVLVQTVVNGKSYPIGSATNIAEAELIEKLRTKGNKVVDSSQLTALLKKNPSLAKLDLTSVEEGSPLLTLAQDSGAEVLIIAKVTTTDQKPVVLPGGKKTDFLSSAATGPYRIIQLWGDGKIFGSGSLEGRGADITQEVSREQAVKDWANLVSNKVGKQIKDEWFKLTEQNTVILKFKGLGLEDAINFKNDLMEYTSVKQINDRKTEVNGSEWELTYPGKESMFAEELMYKKDSSFRFLSSKTLSINSSKRGVVEVEFRNK, from the coding sequence ATGTTCAACCGACTTCGATTGGCTCCCTTAACCGGAGTTCTCATCCTTACTATTTTGGCATGTGCCGGATCCAATTCAGCCCAGAAACAACCCACACTTCCTGACAATGTGGTAACAGCGATGGGAGAGGCACCTATCTACCAAGGAGACTTGGCTCTTGCTAGGAACAAGGCTTTGAAGGATGCGAAACTCAACGCTATCCGCAAACTCGTAGGGGAACAAATTACAGAAAAATCGGGAGTGTCTGACGGCCAATCGCTCGGCTCTAAACTCTACGGTAAAACAGACAGTTTCGTAAAAAAATACGACATCCTCAGTGAAGAACAATGGAAATTGGACACCCAAGACATGATCCGTTTGAACGTACGCTGTGAAGTGGAGGCAACCAAACTTTCCACTGCGGTAGATGCCCTCCTGGATGATGTAGGGAACCCTAGGATCGCTGTCCTTGTCCAAACTGTGGTCAATGGAAAGTCTTATCCTATTGGATCGGCAACAAATATTGCGGAAGCAGAACTCATAGAAAAACTCCGCACCAAAGGAAACAAGGTTGTAGATAGTTCGCAGCTCACAGCCTTACTCAAAAAAAATCCTAGCCTTGCGAAACTCGACCTTACTTCTGTAGAGGAAGGAAGTCCCCTCCTCACACTCGCACAAGATTCAGGTGCCGAAGTTTTGATTATCGCGAAGGTAACCACAACTGACCAAAAACCGGTGGTTTTACCTGGTGGGAAAAAAACAGATTTTTTAAGTTCGGCCGCCACAGGTCCCTACCGCATCATCCAACTTTGGGGGGATGGGAAAATTTTTGGATCTGGAAGTTTGGAAGGACGAGGGGCTGACATCACTCAAGAAGTTTCGAGAGAACAAGCCGTCAAAGATTGGGCCAACCTGGTTTCAAACAAAGTAGGAAAACAGATCAAAGATGAATGGTTCAAACTCACAGAACAGAATACTGTTATCTTAAAATTCAAAGGACTCGGACTCGAAGATGCCATTAACTTCAAAAACGATTTGATGGAATACACTTCCGTAAAACAAATCAATGATCGCAAAACAGAAGTTAACGGATCGGAATGGGAACTCACCTATCCCGGAAAAGAATCTATGTTTGCAGAAGAATTGATGTATAAAAAAGATTCGAGTTTTCGTTTTTTAAGTAGCAAAACTTTGAGTATCAATAGCTCTAAACGAGGTGTTGTGGAAGTCGAATTTAGAAATAAATAA
- the ychF gene encoding redox-regulated ATPase YchF gives MALNCGIVGLPNVGKSTIFNALTKAGAQAANYPFCTIEPNTGVVEVPDERLNRLAEVYKPKRTVPTMIEFVDIAGLVKGASQGEGLGNQFLSHIREVDAICHVVRAFQDENITHVHGKVDPIEDITVINYELILADLDSLEKQQQRVAKTAKTGNKEATEILAVMDKILDALKKGNRASTVDLGEEEQKIAKKFNLITIKPVLYVANILDTDVKTSENPLVKIIIDFASKEGAPVVVLCGRFEEEISGLEKEDQIAFLEEIGEKESGLSRMIRASYKLLGLLTFFTAGVEEVRAWTTHQGSTGPVAASVIHSDFEKGYIRAEVMRYEDIDRTGDATKVKDEGKLRVEGKEYIVQDGDVIYFRVNA, from the coding sequence ATGGCTTTGAATTGTGGTATTGTAGGTCTCCCGAACGTCGGTAAGTCGACTATTTTTAATGCACTCACTAAGGCAGGAGCGCAAGCTGCCAACTATCCGTTTTGTACAATCGAACCCAACACCGGTGTGGTGGAAGTTCCAGACGAAAGGTTAAACCGTTTAGCTGAAGTTTACAAACCAAAACGAACCGTTCCCACTATGATCGAGTTTGTAGACATTGCTGGCCTTGTGAAAGGGGCAAGCCAAGGGGAAGGACTTGGAAACCAATTTTTATCTCATATCCGCGAAGTGGATGCCATTTGCCATGTAGTTCGCGCCTTCCAAGACGAAAACATAACCCACGTTCATGGGAAAGTAGATCCTATCGAAGACATTACTGTCATCAATTATGAACTCATCCTTGCTGATTTAGACAGTTTAGAAAAACAACAACAACGTGTGGCAAAAACGGCTAAAACGGGAAACAAAGAAGCTACAGAAATTTTGGCAGTAATGGATAAAATTCTGGATGCCTTAAAAAAAGGAAATCGTGCATCCACGGTAGACCTAGGCGAAGAAGAACAAAAAATCGCCAAAAAATTTAATCTCATTACCATTAAGCCTGTGTTATACGTTGCTAATATTTTAGATACTGATGTTAAAACATCCGAAAACCCACTGGTAAAAATCATCATCGATTTTGCTTCAAAAGAGGGAGCACCTGTGGTTGTGTTATGTGGTCGTTTTGAAGAAGAAATTTCTGGTTTAGAAAAAGAAGACCAAATTGCCTTTTTAGAAGAAATCGGTGAAAAGGAATCAGGCCTTTCCCGAATGATTCGTGCTTCTTACAAACTCCTGGGACTTCTTACTTTCTTTACTGCGGGTGTGGAAGAAGTGAGAGCTTGGACCACCCACCAGGGAAGTACGGGACCTGTGGCTGCCAGTGTCATCCATTCCGATTTTGAAAAGGGATACATCCGAGCCGAAGTGATGCGTTATGAAGACATCGACCGCACAGGGGATGCGACCAAAGTAAAAGACGAAGGGAAACTCCGTGTCGAAGGGAAAGAATACATTGTTCAAGATGGGGATGTCATTTACTTCCGAGTGAACGCATAA
- a CDS encoding RNA polymerase sigma factor, producing the protein MSDEIRKLIDNCLLGKRTAWQELIRKFHRLIIGTCAHYVPREEVTDTSQQVYLKLTENDYHLLRKFKGDSLPAFIIYLSEISKNISMSQTRSIRRYEYREGISLDLSIDILDDRQNQEDVFFAWEEKREFYDLIEGLDEAHKEILILRLKGYKFKEIAEILDVPLGTVLARANRAKEKIKKIVTKEIKP; encoded by the coding sequence ATGAGTGATGAGATTCGGAAGTTAATCGACAACTGCCTTCTTGGAAAACGTACTGCTTGGCAAGAGTTGATTCGAAAATTCCACAGACTCATCATTGGTACTTGTGCGCACTATGTTCCCCGCGAAGAAGTCACGGATACCTCGCAACAAGTGTATCTAAAACTTACAGAAAACGACTACCATCTCCTCCGAAAATTTAAAGGAGATAGCCTTCCTGCATTTATTATCTATTTAAGCGAAATTTCTAAAAATATAAGTATGTCTCAGACAAGATCCATTCGTCGGTATGAGTATCGCGAGGGAATTTCTTTGGATTTGAGTATCGATATTTTAGATGATAGACAGAACCAAGAAGATGTCTTTTTTGCATGGGAAGAAAAACGGGAATTTTATGACCTCATCGAAGGATTGGATGAAGCTCATAAAGAGATCCTCATCTTAAGGCTCAAAGGATACAAATTCAAAGAAATTGCCGAAATCCTGGATGTTCCACTAGGAACGGTCCTCGCTCGGGCCAATCGAGCGAAAGAAAAGATAAAAAAAATCGTTACAAAGGAAATAAAGCCTTAG
- a CDS encoding sensor histidine kinase, with amino-acid sequence MIQGELLSDIIEAVSNTFGNEFLDRLTLKLASTIQADYTFIAIFDKEKYESKTITLVAKGVIAENMAYSLKDTPCAQVFDNSVCYYPTEVQKFFPLDQLLIEMKIEGYIGSPLLNSKKEVIGLIVGLFETAIHNKDQILTLFQIFSGRIAAELERSEYETRLEQNNHELESLVEERTSELKQTLDELRERQNQLIESEKMASLGLLSAGIAHEINNPLNFILGGYFGVREVLEGSSLESEKTKLYLEAIKEGVERTSKIVKGLNQFTRSGDSVEERFDLHDILENCLVMLGHSLRDRISVESNLHSQPLVVKGNSGKIHQAFLNILTNAIQAMEGRSGILGVRSYRDSQFAVVVISDTGVGIKEEYQNQIRNPFFTTKEPGKGVGLGLPIAYKIIQDHEGSIEMESEWGKGTIFRIKLPVQV; translated from the coding sequence ATGATTCAAGGTGAGCTCCTTTCAGATATCATTGAAGCCGTTTCCAATACTTTTGGGAACGAGTTTTTAGACAGGCTTACACTCAAATTAGCATCTACCATCCAAGCAGATTATACCTTTATTGCTATCTTCGATAAGGAAAAATACGAATCAAAGACCATCACTCTTGTGGCGAAGGGAGTGATTGCCGAAAACATGGCCTATTCTTTAAAAGATACACCTTGTGCGCAGGTATTCGACAATTCTGTTTGTTACTATCCCACTGAGGTGCAAAAATTCTTTCCCCTCGACCAACTTCTCATTGAGATGAAGATAGAAGGATACATTGGCTCTCCCTTACTCAATTCCAAAAAAGAAGTGATTGGTTTGATTGTAGGTCTCTTTGAAACAGCAATCCATAACAAAGACCAAATCCTCACTTTATTCCAAATTTTTTCAGGAAGGATTGCTGCCGAATTGGAAAGGTCTGAATATGAGACTCGGTTGGAACAAAACAATCATGAGTTGGAATCTCTTGTAGAAGAGAGAACTAGCGAACTAAAGCAAACGTTAGACGAACTTAGGGAAAGACAAAACCAGCTGATCGAATCCGAAAAAATGGCAAGCCTTGGTTTACTCTCTGCGGGTATTGCCCATGAAATCAATAATCCTTTAAACTTTATCCTTGGTGGGTATTTTGGAGTTCGTGAGGTTTTAGAAGGTTCTTCCTTAGAATCGGAAAAAACGAAATTGTATTTAGAGGCAATCAAAGAAGGAGTGGAACGCACTTCCAAAATTGTGAAGGGTTTAAACCAGTTCACTCGAAGTGGGGATTCTGTAGAAGAAAGGTTTGATCTACATGATATTTTAGAAAACTGTCTTGTGATGCTTGGTCATTCTCTTCGGGATCGAATTTCGGTGGAATCAAACCTCCACTCACAACCCTTGGTGGTAAAAGGCAATTCCGGAAAGATCCACCAAGCATTTTTAAATATACTCACCAACGCCATCCAAGCCATGGAGGGAAGGTCGGGTATCTTAGGTGTTAGGTCCTATCGCGATTCCCAGTTTGCCGTTGTAGTTATCTCGGATACAGGAGTGGGGATCAAAGAGGAATACCAAAACCAAATACGAAATCCTTTTTTCACAACGAAAGAACCAGGGAAGGGAGTTGGACTTGGTTTACCGATCGCCTATAAGATCATCCAGGATCATGAAGGTTCTATTGAGATGGAATCGGAATGGGGGAAGGGAACTATTTTTCGGATCAAACTTCCCGTGCAAGTATGA
- a CDS encoding LIC_11883 family protein produces MKQILFTFLVFLFALTVFASEKELKTVPKNKTAKVLKSVAFATIRSTLLVTYGEGEEKESAYTPCSENFPNMPGDFPCNYLDYEGTTLEVAPSSGVHEGEATEASDPEDVYPGGKVMIKLIKQKSPNLNGKVVLLGEGEDQLKLFYGPKGQISHYIFRQSLVIFKWDTSIAIPSLVGLLFVNVNRDYFPEEVKEYSF; encoded by the coding sequence ATGAAACAGATTCTATTTACATTTTTAGTTTTTCTTTTTGCTCTTACAGTTTTTGCTTCCGAAAAAGAATTAAAAACAGTTCCGAAAAACAAAACAGCTAAGGTTTTGAAATCAGTGGCCTTTGCTACCATTCGCTCTACGCTTCTTGTTACCTATGGAGAGGGAGAAGAAAAGGAATCGGCTTATACTCCCTGTTCTGAAAATTTTCCAAATATGCCTGGAGACTTTCCTTGCAACTATTTGGATTATGAAGGAACAACACTGGAAGTGGCTCCGAGTTCCGGTGTGCACGAAGGAGAAGCCACAGAAGCCTCCGATCCAGAAGATGTTTATCCTGGTGGCAAGGTCATGATCAAACTCATCAAACAAAAGTCGCCAAACCTAAATGGAAAGGTAGTCTTACTCGGGGAAGGGGAAGACCAATTGAAACTCTTTTACGGACCCAAAGGACAGATTTCTCATTACATTTTTCGCCAAAGTCTTGTTATTTTCAAATGGGACACTTCAATTGCGATTCCAAGCCTTGTTGGATTACTTTTTGTGAATGTGAACAGAGATTATTTTCCTGAAGAAGTAAAAGAGTATTCCTTTTAA